One window of the Cryptococcus neoformans var. grubii H99 chromosome 12, complete sequence genome contains the following:
- a CDS encoding diphthamide biosynthesis protein 2, with translation MSDAFSTPADHALSHPELEEILENAQAGPSSMGDGAEGMSIEEAFEVSETVRRVLESGYKTIGLQFPDELLPSSVSVYRAIQTRIAHTGAQAYVLADSTYGNCCPDVLSCLHLPADFLVHYGHACLTPTDALPVHYVFPRQKLDVKQAMGSLLAASKKELDDDGKKGIVVVWDVSYDWLTNDIRDTFSQESSLPISFASIQKPTLAPQKGLKDEKGKASALRSVEPPQGLEMNDCVLWYIGEEGRSCMNLQMTHVNNPLFVYSPSSQSVSPLNRTTSRLLSRRLFALHQALSADVFGLIVSNIGLASSKPLLAQLREDLKRAKKKSYTLSVGRLNPAKLANFAEIECFVLVGCAEGGVVDSKDFLRPIITPWELELALQGPEHVWAPENWTLDLGTVLEYAQEREIKTKQASSTTDSDDDSLEFSLITGTMRTKKRFGFGNSTHTLDSNNLLEDGVQDLTLRNQNFSLSKLESAGSTFLASREFQGLEPRYGMDEPSVLEQGRSGVARGYTEEK, from the exons ATGTCGGACGCATTTTCAACACCGGCAGACCACGCTCTGTCCCATCCTGAACTGGAAGAGATCTTGGAGAATGCCCAAGCCGGGCCATCTAGCATGGGAGATGGGGCGGAAGGAATGAGCATAGAAGAAGCTTTCGAAGTGAGCGAGACTGTCAGGAGAGTGCTTGAGTCGGGTTATAAAACT ATTGGCTTACAATTCCCCGATGAACTCTTGCCGTCTTCAGTCTCCGTCTATCGGGCCATCCAGACTCGCATAGCGCACACCGGGGCTCAGGCATACGTGCTTGCCGACAGCACGTACGGGAA CTGTTGTCCGGATGTCTTGAGttgtcttcatctcccaGCCGATTTCTTAGTACATTATGGACATGCTTGTCTCACTCC AACGGACGCTCTCCCTGTTCACTACGTCTTTCCCCGGCAAAAGCTAGACGTCAAGCAAGCTATGGGGTCACTGTTAGCAGCGAGCAAGAAAGAACTAGATGATGACGGCAAGAAGGGTATAGTGGTTGTGTGGGATGTGTCATATGATTGGCTAACGA ATGATATCAGGGATACATTTTCTCAGGAATCATCTCTCCCGATCAGTTTTGCCTCGATTCAAAAGCCTACTCTTGCCCCACAGAAGGGActcaaggatgaaaagggtAAGGCATCTGCTCTCAGGAGCGTAGAACCACCTCAGGGATTGGAAATGAATGATTGTGTCTTATGGTATATtggtgaagagggaagatCCTGTATGAATCTGCAGATGACACATGTCAACAATCCT CTCTTCGTCtactcaccttcttcccagtcTGTATCGCCTCTCAACCGCACCacttctcgtcttctctcaCGCCGTCTTTTCGCTCTCCATCAAGCGCTATCCGCCGATGTATTCGGCCTTATTGTTTCCAACATCGGTCTCGCGTCTTCCAAGCCCCTCCTTGCACAACTGAGAGAGGATCTgaaaagagcaaaaaagaagagttACACCCTGAGCGTAGGTAGGCTGAACCCTGCAAAGCTTGCAAACTTTGCAGAGATAGAATGTTTCGTGCTGGTTGGTTGCGCTGAAGGTGGTGTTGTTGACTCGAAG GATTTTTTGAGACCTATCATTACACCTTGGGAATTGGAGTTGGCACTCCAAGGCCCAGAGCACGTATGGGCACCGGAGAATTGGACTTTGGACCTGGGTACAGTTCTCGAAT ATGCCCAAGAGCGTGAAATAAAGACCAagcaagcttcttcaaccaCTGACAGTGACGACGATTCACTCGAATTTTCACTTATTACCGGAACGATGCGAACAAAGAAGCGTTTTGGCTTTGGAAACAGCACCCACACTTTAGACAGCAACAATCTATTGGAAGACGGTGTGCAAGACCTGACCCTGCGTAATCAAAACTTCTCATTGTCCAAGCTTGAATCGGCCGGAAGTACTTTTTTGGCGTCAAGAGAATTCCAAGGATTAGAACCAAGGTATGGAATGGACGAGCCTAGTGTTTTGGAGCAAGGGAGGAGTGGGGTCGCGAGAGGCTAtacagaggagaagtaG
- a CDS encoding large subunit ribosomal protein L32e, translating into MPAHIPIVKKRTKHFKRHQSDRYHGVKESWRKPKGIDNRVRRRFKGQIPMPKIGYGSNQKTRHLLPSGHKELLVHNLSELELLLMHSGKYAASIAHGVSSKKRVEIIARAKVLGVKVTNPAAKLRTEEA; encoded by the exons ATGCCCGCCCACATCCCCATTGTCAAGAAGCGCACAAAGCACTTCAAGAGGCACCAGTCTGACAGGTACCACGGTGTCAAGGAGAGCTGGAGGAAGCCCAAGGGTATTGACAACAGG GTTCGACGAAGGTTCAAGGGCCAGATTCCTATGCCCAAGATTGGTTACGGTTCCAACCAGAAGACCCGtcacctcctcccctccgGCCACAAGGAGCTCCTCGTCCACAACCTTTCCGAGCTCGAGCTTTTGCTCATGCACTCTGGCAAGTACGCCGCTTCCATTGCCCACGGCGTGagcagcaagaagagggtcGAGATCATCGCTAGGGCTAAGGTTTTGGGTGTTAA GGTCACCAACCCTGCTGCCAAGCTCAGGACCGAGGAGGCTTAA